AAGGAAATATCATGGATAGTTTTGACAAGGGATGGTTTGTTCTACAAACTTATTCTGGCTATGAAAATAAGGTAAAAGAAAATCTATTGCAACGTGCGCAAACATATAACATGTTGGATAATATTCTTCGCGTTGAGATTCCAACACAAACCGTGCAAGTTGAGAAAAATGGAAAGAAAAAGGAAATTGAAGAGAATCGCTTTCCAGGTTATGTCCTTGTAGAAATGGTCATGACCGATGAAGCATGGTTCGTCGTTCGAAACACACCTAACGTAACAGGATTCGTCGGCTCACACGGTAACAGATCAAAACCAACTCCACTTTTGGAACAAGAAATCCGTGATATTCTGGTTTCAATGGGACAAACTGTTCAAGAGTTCGATATTGATGTTGAAGTTGGCCAGACAGTCCGCATCATTGATGGCGCTTTTGCAGACTACACAGGGAAAATTACTGAAATTGATAACAACAAAGTGAAGATGATTATCTCTATGTTTGGTAATGATACGATTGCAGAAGTGAATCTCAACCAAATTGCAGAATTATAACCCCAGAGAGGCTTTACCTCTCTTTTTATGTGCTGTTGAGGGAGGAAGAAGTATAAAATAGAGGAAGTAGACCCAGGGGCTCGCGCATTTTGCTAAACTAAATGCAGAAAGGAGAGGTCTATGAATCTAAAAGACTTATATGAAGAAAGCAAGGGAATCGTCCATAAGTGTCGCAAAGATTATCATTTGCATCTGTGGGAGAAAGAGGACTGGGATCAGGAAGGCATGTTATGTCTGTATGAGCTGGTGAGTCGCAACCCAGAGTTACTAGAGGGGGAGCGCCATCAACTATATGTTTGCTTTAAAACAAAATTTAGAAATCGTATTCTAGATTACATCCGTAAACAGGAAAGTCACAAGCGCCGTTTTGACAAAGAACCTTATGAAGAGGTGAGTGAGATTAGCCATCGTCTAGGAGAAAAAGGACTCAGGCTGGACGATTATTATCTCTTTCACGAACTTCTAAAGAATTACAAATCAAAGCAGAGTATGGAAAAACAAGAATTAATAGACCGTCTCATGGGAGGGGAAGTCTTTAGAGGACGTAAAGCTCTCCTGAGAGAACTTTCCCTAATCTTTTCAGAATTTCGATAAAGAGGAAAAAAGTTCTTGACAAAGGTAAAAAAGTAGGTATAATAGAAAGAGTTGAAAAGCTCAGGTCCGTTGGTCAAGGGGTTAAGACACCGCCTTTTCACGGCGGTAACACGGGTTCGAATCCCGTACGGACTATGGTGTATTGCGGTTAAAAAAACTTGAAAAAAGTTTAAAAAATCTGTTGACAGAGACAGGTAGCTGTGATATACTAATATAGTTGTCGCTCGAGAGAGAATGAGTGACAAAGACCTTTGAAAACTGAACAAGACGAACCAATGTGCAGGGCACTATAACTGAAGTTATAGTACTGAACAATGAAAAAACAATAAATCTGTCAGTGACAGAAATGAGTGAGAACTCAAACTTTTAATGAGAGTTTGATCCTGGCTCAGGACGAACGCTGGCGGCGTGCCTAATACATGCAAGTAGAACGCTGAAGGAGGAGCTTGCTTCTCTGGATGAGTTGCGAACGGGTGAGTAACGCGTAGGTAACCTGCCTGGTAGCGGGGGATAACTATTGGAAACGATAGCTAATACCGCATAAGAGTAGATGTTGCATGACATTTGCTTAAAAGGTGCAAATGCATCACTACCAGATGGACCTGCGTTGTATTAGCTAGTTGGTGAGGTAACGGCTCACCAAGGCAACGATACATAGCCGACCTGAGAGGGTGATCGGCCACACTGGGACTGAGACACGGCCCAGACTCCTACGGGAGGCAGCAGTAGGGAATCTTCGGCAATGGACGGAAGTCTGACCGAGCAACGCCGCGTGAGTGAAGAAGGTTTTCGGATCGTAAAGCTCTGTTGTAAGAGAAGAACGAGTGTGAGAGTGGAAAGTTCACACTGTGACGGTATCTTACCAGAAAGGGACGGCTAACTACGTGCCAGCAGCCGCGGTAATACGTAGGTCCCGAGCGTTGTCCGGATTTATTGGGCGTAAAGCGAGCGCAGGCGGTTAGATAAGTCTGAAGTTAAAGGCTGTGGCTTAACCATAGTACGCTTTGGAAACTGTTTAACTTGAGTGCAAGAGGGGAGAGTGGAATTCCATGTGTAGCGGTGAAATGCGTAGATATATGGAGGAACACCGGTGGCGAAAGCGGCTCTCTGGCTTGTAACTGACGCTGAGGCTCGAAAGCGTGGGGAGCAAACAGGATTAGATACCCTGGTAGTCCACGCCGTAAACGATGAGTGCTAGGTGTTAGACCCTTTCCGGGGTTTAGTGCCGCAGCTAACGCATTAAGCACTCCGCCTGGGGAGTACGACCGCAAGGTTGAAACTCAAAGGAATTGACGGGGGCCCGCACAAGCGGTGGAGCATGTGGTTTAATTCGAAGCAACGCGAAGAACCTTACCAGGTCTTGACATCCCTCTGACCGCTCTAGAGATAGAGTTTTCCTTCGGGACAGAGGTGACAGGTGGTGCATGGTTGTCGTCAGCTCGTGTCGTGAGATGTTGGGTTAAGTCCCGCAACGAGCGCAACCCCTATTGTTAGTTGCCATCATTCAGTTGGGCACTCTAGCGAGACTGCCGGTAATAAACCGGAGGAAGGTGGGGATGACGTCAAATCATCATGCCCCTTATGACCTGGGCTACACACGTGCTACAATGGCTGGTACAACGAGTCGCAAGCCGGTGACGGCAAGCTAATCTCTTAAAGCCAGTCTCAGTTCGGATTGTAGGCTGCAACTCGCCTACATGAAGTCGGAATCGCTAGTAATCGCGGATCAGCACGCCGCGGTGAATACGTTCCCGGGCCTTGTACACACCGCCCGTCACACCACGAGAGTTTGTAACACCCGAAGTCGGTGAGGTAACCTTTTAGGAGCCAGCCGCCTAAGGTGGGATAGATGATTGGGGTGAAGTCGTAACAAGGTAGCCGTATCGGAAGGTGCGGCTGGATCACCTCCTTTCTAAGGATAAGGAACTGCACATTGGTCTTGTTTAGTCTTGAGAGGTCTTGTGGGGCCTTAGCTCAGCTGGGAGAGCGCCTGCTTTGCACGCAGGAGGTCAGCGGTTCGATCCCGCTAGGCTCCATTGGTGAGAGATCACCAAGTAATGCACATTGAAAATTGAATATCTATATCAAATAGTAACAAGAAAATAAACCGAAACGCTGTAGTATTAAAAGAGTTTATGACTGAAAGGTCAAAAAATAAGGTTAAGTTAATAAGGGCGCACGGTGGATGCCTTGGCACTAGGAGCCGAAGAAGGACGTGACAAACGACGATATGCCTTGGGTAGCTGTAAGTAAGCGATGATCCAGGGATTTCCGAATGGGGGAACCCAACAGGTACTACCTGTTACCCGCATCTGTTAAGGATGTGAGGAGGAAGACGCAGTGAACTGAAACATCTAAGTAGCTGCAGGAAGAGAAAGCAAAAGCGATTGCCTTAGTAGCGGCGAGCGAAACGGCAGGAGGGCAAACCGAAGAGTTTACTCTTCGGGGTTGTAGGACTGCAATGTGGACTCAAAGATTATAGAAGAATGATTTGGGAAGATCAGCCAAAGAGAGTAATAGCCTCGTATTTAAAATAGTCTTTGTACCTAGCAGTATCCTGAGTACGGCGGGACACGTGAAATCCCGTCGGAATCTGGGAGGACCATCTCCCAACCCTAAATACTCCCTAGTGACCGATAGTGAACCAGTACCGTGAGGGAAAGGTGAAAAGCACCCCGGGAGGGGAGTGAAATAGAACCTGAAACCGTGTGCCTACAACAAGTTCGAGCCCGTTAATGGGTGAGAGCGTGCCTTTTGTAGAATGAACCGGCGAGTTACGATATGATGCGAGGTTAAGTTGAAGAGACGGAGCCGCAGGGAAACCGAGTCTGAATAGGGCGCATTAGTATCATGTCGTAGACCCGAAACCATGTGACCTACCCATGAGCAGGTTGAAGGTGCGGTAAGACGCACTGGAGGACCGAACCAGGGCACGTTGAAAAGTGCTTGGATGACTTGTGGGTAGCGGAGAAATTCCAAACGAACTTGGAGATAGCTGGTTCTCTCCGAAATAGCTTTAGGGCTAGCGTCGACATAAAGATTCTTGGAGGTAGAGCACTGTTTGGGTGAGGGGTCCATCCCGGATTACCAATCTCAGATAAACTCCGAATGCCAATGAATTATGGTCGGCAGTCAGACTGCGAGTGCTAAGATCCGTAGTCGAAAGGGAAACAGCCCAGACCACCAGCTAAGGTCCCAAAATAATTGTTAAGTGGAAAAGGATGTGGGGTTGCACAGACAACTAGGATGTTAGCTTAGAAGCAGCTATTCATTCAAAGAGTGCGTAATAGCTCACTAGTCGAGTGACCCTGCGCCGAAAATGTACCGGGGCTAAAACAATTTACCGAAGCTGTGGATACCTTTATAGGTATGGTAGGAGAGCGTTCTATGTGTGAAGAAGGTATACCGTGAGGAGTGCTGGAACGCATAGAAGTGAGAATGCCGGTATGAGTAGCGAAAGACAGGTGAGAATCCTGTCCACCGTAAGACTAAGGTTTCCAGGGGAAGGCTCGTCCGCCCTGGGTTAGTCGGGACCTAAGGAGAGACCGAAAGGTGTATCCGATGGACAACAGGTTGATATTCCTGTACTAGAGTATGTAGTGATGGAGGGACGCAGTAGGCTAACTAAAGCAGACGAATGGAAGAGTCTGTCTAAGCAGTGAGGTGTGATATGAGTCAAATGCTTATATCTATAACATTGAGCTGTGATGGGGAGCGAAGTTTAGTAGCGAAGTTAGTGACGTCACACTGCCAAGAAAAGCTTCTAGCGTTTAAACATACTCTACCCGTACCGCAAACCGACACAGGTAGTCGAGGCGAGTAGCCTCAGGTGAGCGAGAGAACTCTCGTTAAGGAACTCGGCAAAATGACCCCGTAACTTCGGGAGAAGGGGTGCTGACTTTACGTCAGCCGCAGTGAATAGGCCCAAGCAACTGTTTATCAAAAACACAGCTCTCTGCTAAATCGTAAGATGATGTATAGGGGGTGACGCCTGCCCGGTGCTGGAAGGTTAAGAGGAGTGCTTAGGAGTAATCCGAAGGTATGAATTGAAGCCCCAGTAAACGGCGGCCGTAACTATAACGGTCCTAAGGTAGCGAAATTCCTTGTCGGGTAAGTTCCGACCCGCACGAAAGGCGTAATGATTTGGGCACTGTCTCAACGAGAGACTCGGTGAAATTTTAGTACCTGTGAAGATGCAGGTTACCCGCGACAGGACGGAAAGACCCCATGGAGCTTTACTGCAGTTTGATATTGAGTGTCTGTACCACATGTACAGGATAGGTAGGAGTCTATGAGATCGGGACGCCAGTTTCGAAGGAGACGTTCTTGGGATACTACCCTTGTGTTATGGCCACTCTAACCCGGATAGGTTATCCCTATCGGAGACAGTGTCTGACGGGCAGTTTGACTGGGGCGGTCGCCTCCTAAAAGGTAACGGAGGCGCCCAAAGGTTCCCTCAGAATGGTTGGAAATCATTCGCAGAGTGTAAAGGTATAAGGGAGCTTGACTGCGAGAGCTACAACTCGAGCAGGGACGAAAGTCGGGCTTAGTGATCCGGTGGTTCCGTATGGAAGGGCCATCGCTCAACGGATAAAAGCTACCCTGGGGATAACAGGCTTATCTCCCCCAAGAGTTCACATCGACGGGGAGGTTTGGCACCTCGATGTCGGCTCGTCGCATCCTGGGGCTGTAGTCGGTCCCAAGGGTTGGGCTGTTCGCCCATTAAAGCGGCACGCGAGCTGGGTTCAGAACGTCGTGAGACAGTTCGGTCCCTATCCGTCGCGGGCGTAGGAAATTTGAGAGGATCTGCTCCTAGTACGAGAGGACCAGAGTGGACTTACCGCTGGTGTACCAGTTGTCTTGCCAAAGGCATCGCTGGGTAGCTATGTAGGGAAGGGATAAACGCTGAAAGCATCTAAGTGTGAAACCCACCTCAAGATGAGATTTCCCATGATTTTATATCAGTAAGAGCCCTGAGAGATGATCAGGTAGATAGGTTAGAAGTGGAAGTGTGGCGACACATGTAGCGGACTAATACTAATAGCTCGAGGACTTATCCAAAGTAACTGAGAATACGAAGTGTGAGGTTTTCTTTGTATTTGATAGATATTCAATTTTGAGTAGGTATTACTCAGAGTTAAGTGACGATAGCCTAGGAGATACACCTGTACCCATGCCGAACACAGCAGTTAAGCCCTAGAACGCCGGAAGTAGTTGGGGGTTGCCCCCTGTGAGATATGGAAGTCGCTTAGCAGAATAGGAAGTTTAGAGACTTCCTTTTTGGGAGTTTAGCTCAGCTGGGAGAGCATCTGCCTTACAAGCAGAGGGTCAGCGGTTCGATCCCGTTAACTCCCATAGGTCCCGTAGTGTAGCGGTTATCACGTCGCCCTGTCACGGCGAAGATCGCGGGTTCGATTCCCGTCGGGACCGTTTAAGATAACGGCAGTTATTTTAGACTCGTTAGCTCAGTTGGTAGAGCAATTGACTTTTAATCAATGGGTCACTGGTTCGAGCCCAGTACGGGTCATATTTGCGGGTTTGGCGGAATTGGCAGACGCACCAGATTTAGGATCTGGCGCTTAACGGCGTGGGGGTTCAAGTCCCTTAACCCGCATAATAGAAAGTAGCCGGCTTAGCTCAGTTGGTAGAGCATCTGATTTGTAATCAGAGGGTCGCGTGTTCAAGTCATGTAGCCGGCATTTTTTTATATAGAATAAGAGGTCGATGCGAACGTAGTTCAGTGGTAGAACACCACCTTGCCAAGGTGGGGGTCGCGGGTTCGAATCCCGTCGTTCGCTTAGAGAGGCCGGGGTGGCGGAACTGGCAGACGCACAGGACTTAAAATCCTGCGATTGGTAACGATCGTACCGGTTCGATTCCGGTCCTCGGCATATAATGATGAGCACCCTTAGCTCAACTGGATAGAGTACCTGACTACGAATCAGGCGGTTAGAGGTTCGACTCCTCTAGGGTGCATTTTTTTATTTAACGCGGGAAGTAGCTCAGCTTGGTAGAGTACTTGGTTTGGGACCAAGGTGTCGCAGGTTCGAATCCTGTCTTCCCGATCGATTACGAGGATACTTTAGGGTATCTTTTTTTTATTTACTAAGGAGATTCTGAGAGTCTTCTTTTTCTTTACGGAACAAATTTGTGTAAACTAGCAGTGCTTAAGGAATGGTACTAGTCATATATTTTCTTTAATTATGGTAAAATAGTAAGAGAATAATGTGAGGAAAATGAATGTCAAGTAAGTTTGAAATTTTAATGAATCAACTAGGAATCTCTGATCAATTGAGACGGGATCCTGCTCTTGTTGATGCCAAAATTGAGCATGTTGTGGTTCATAAAATTAGTAAGATTTGGGAATTTCATTTTGTATTTTCTAATATTTTACCGATTGAAATCTTTTTAGAGTTAAAGAAAGGGCTTGGTGAAGAATTTTCTAAGACAGGAAACCGAGCTGTTTTCGAAATCAAGGCTCTTTCTCAAGAATTCTCTAATGAACTCTTGCAGGCCTACTATAGAGAGGCTTTTTCTGAAGGTCCATGTGCAAGTCAGGGGTTTAAATCTCTTTACCAGAATTTAAATGTTCGTGCGGAAGGAAATCAACTCATTATTGAAGGTTCAGAAGCGATTGATAAGGAGCACTTTAAGAAGAATCATCTTCCTAATTTGGCAAAGCAACTCGAAAAGTTCGGTTTTCCAGCTTTTGTATGCCAAATAGAAAAGAATGATGCTCTTACACAAGAGCAGGAGGAAGCCTTCCATACCGAGAATGAACAGATTGTTCAAGCTGCCAATGAGGAGGCGCTCCGGGCTATGGAGCAACTGGAACAAATGGCTCCTCCTCCAGTAGAAGAGAAGCCAGCCTTTGATTTTCAGGCTAAAAAAGCTGCGTCCAAGCCTAAACTAGATAAGGCTGAAGTTACCCAGATGATCGACGTGACGACTGAGGAAAATCGCCTGGTCTTTGAAGGGGTCGTTTTTGATGTGGAGCATAAGGTGACCAGAACTGGTCGCGTTTTGATCAACTTTAAAATGACAGACTACACTTCAAGTTTTTCAATGCAAAAATGGGTTAAGAATGAAGAAGAGGCTCAGAAGTTTGATATCATTAAGAAGAATTCTTGGCTCCGAGTTCGTGGGAATGTGGAGATGAATAACTTCACACGTGATTTGACCATGAACATCCAGGATGTGCAGGAAGTTGTTCACTATGAGCGGAAGGATTTGATGCCAGAGGGTGAGCGTCGGATTGAGTTTCATGCTCATACTAATATGTCGACTATGGATGCTCTACCAGAAGTAGAGGAGATCGTTGCGACAGCTGCTAAGTGGGGACACAAGGCGGTTGCCATCACGGACCATGGGAATGTCCAGTCCTTCCCACACGGCTATAAGGCGGCCAAGAAAGCGGGAATCCAGCTGATCTATGGAATGGAAGCCAATATCGTGGAGGACCGTGTTCCTATCGTTTACAACGAAGTGGAGATGGACTTGTCAGAAGCTACCTATGTGGTTTTTGACGTGGAAACGACAGGGCTTTCAGCCATCTATAATGATTTGATTCAGGTTGCGGCATCTAAGATGTACAAGGGCAATATCATCGCTGAATTTGATGAATTTATCAATCCTGGCCATCCCTTGTCTGCTTTTACTACTGAGTTGACTGGGATTACAGATGACCATGTTAAAAATGCCAAACCACTGGAACAAGTTTTGCTAGAATTCCAAGAATTTTGCAAGGATACAGTCCTAGTTGCCCACAATGCCACCTTTGATGTTGGCTTTATGAATGCTAATTATGAGCGTCATGGTCTGCCTAAGATTAGCCAGCCAGTTATCGATACGCTGGAGTTTGCTAGAAACCTCTATCCTGAGTATAAACGTCATGGTTTGGGGCCTTTGACCAAGCGTTTTGGTGTGGCACTTGAACACCACCACATGGCTAATTACGATGCGGAAGCTACTGGTCGTCTGCTCTTCATCTTTATCAAAGAGGTGGCAGAGAAACATGGTGTGACTGATTTAGCTAGACTCAACATTGATT
This Streptococcus oralis DNA region includes the following protein-coding sequences:
- the nusG gene encoding transcription termination/antitermination protein NusG, with protein sequence MDSFDKGWFVLQTYSGYENKVKENLLQRAQTYNMLDNILRVEIPTQTVQVEKNGKKKEIEENRFPGYVLVEMVMTDEAWFVVRNTPNVTGFVGSHGNRSKPTPLLEQEIRDILVSMGQTVQEFDIDVEVGQTVRIIDGAFADYTGKITEIDNNKVKMIISMFGNDTIAEVNLNQIAEL